From a single Rosa rugosa chromosome 7, drRosRugo1.1, whole genome shotgun sequence genomic region:
- the LOC133722786 gene encoding josephin-like protein, which translates to MSRQSSKRVSFSPDVYDNKPIMYLKQSGGTRVGGNRNMASGIWAFRQLNDTNSLSAPVRFLRGLRAKVARVISARKRSSRKVSSSNLTRSRSVSDPIESHRAEALEDCIEFLNSASSLQRTSSVTSNC; encoded by the coding sequence ATGTCAAGGCAATCGAGTAAGCGTGTGAGTTTTAGTCCCGATGTGTATGATAATAAGCCAATCATGTACCTGAAACAGAGTGGTGGCACCAGAGTTGGTGGAAACAGAAACATGGCCAGTGGAATTTGGGCTTTCAGGCAGCTCAATGATACAAATTCACTCTCTGCACCGGTCAGATTTCTACGCGGACTCAGGGCTAAGGTGGCAAGAGTTATCTCAGCAAGGAAGAGGAGTTCACGTAAGGTGTCTTCATCTAACCTTACAAGGTCAAGGTCTGTATCAGATCCCATCGAGTCTCATCGAGCCGAAGCGCTAGAGGACTGCATCGAGTTCTTGAATTCTGCTTCGTCTCTGCAGAGGACTAGTTCAGTTACTTCAAATTGTTGA
- the LOC133721306 gene encoding sulfoquinovosyl transferase SQD2 has product MPSSPSLSINPSLSTATPTPTSSSSFPHSSPPIFLKFPSNQYSRTRPISLSARKARSGYSESRKLEVRASNMTITEVEIEEEEEGPPPYVESETNSRPRRIALFVEPSPFAYVSGYKNRFQNFIRYLREMGDEVMVVTTHEGVPEEFYGAKCIGSRSFPCPWYQKVPLSLALSPRIISEVAHFKPDIIHASSPGIMVFGALIIAKLLSVPIVMSYHTHVPVYIPRYTFSWLVKPMWMVIKFLHTAADLTLVPSAAIAKDLQVAGVAAANTIRLWNKGVDSESFHPRFRSDEMRSRLSNGEPEKPLIVHVGRLGVEKSLDFLKSVMDRLPEARIAFIGDGPYRAELEELFSGMPAVFTGMLGGEELSQAYASGDVFVMPSESETLGLVVLEAMASGIPVVGARSGGIPDIIPEDQEGKTGFLYNYNDLDDCLSKLRPLLENKELRETIGQAARKETEKFDWKAATRVIRNEQYNAAIWFWRRRRAQFLRPLQWLMKRIFPQTPPEIKYR; this is encoded by the exons ATGccctcctctccttctctctctataAATCCCTCTCTCTCCACAGCCACTCCCACTCCcacttcatcgtcatcttttccTCATTCTTCACCTCCAATATTCCTCAAATTCCCGAGCAACCAATATTCTCGGACAAGACCCATTAGCCTTTCTGCTCGTAAAGCTCGCTCGGGCTACTCAGAAAGTAGAAAACTTGAGGTTAGAGCAAGCAATATGACGATTACAGAAGTTGAgattgaagaagaggaagagggtCCTCCTCCTTATGTTGAATCGGAGACCAACTCGAGGCCTCGCCGCATTGCTCTGTTTGTTGAGCCTTCCCCTTTTGC ATATGTGTCAGGGTATAAGAATCGATTCCAGAATTTCATTAGGTACTTGCGTGAAATGGGGGATGAG GTGATGGTTGTGACAACACATGAAGGAGTGCCCGAGGAATTTTATGGAGCAAAATGTATTGGATCGCGAAG CTTCCCCTGCCCTTGGTATCAGAAGGTGCCCCTTTCCCTTGCGCTCAGTCCTAGAATAATTTCAGAGGTTGCCCATTTCAAGCCTGACATCATACATGCATCCTCACCTGGAATCATg GTATTCGGTGCTCTCATCATCGCTAAATTATTGTCTGTCCCCATTGTGATGTCATACCATACTCATGTGCCAGT ATATATTCCAAGATACACCTTCAGTTGGTTGGTGAAACCCATGTGGATGGTTATAA AATTCCTGCACACAGCTGCTGATCTCACACTAGTGCCTTCAGCGGCAATCGCTAAGGATCTCCAAGTTGCTGGGGTTGCAGCAG CTAACACAATTCGTCTTTGGAATAAGGGTGTTGATTCAGAAAGCTTCCATCCTCGCTTCCGTTCTGATGAAATGCGTTCAAGACTAAG CAATGGTGAACCTGAGAAACCTTTAATAGTCCATGTTGGAAGACTTGGAGTCGAGAAGAGCTTGGATTTTCTAAAAAG TGTCATGGATAGGCTTCCAGAAGCACGAATTGCTTTTATTGGAGATGGACCGTACAG GGCGGAGCTGGAAGAATTATTCTCTGGCATGCCTGCAGTATTTACAGGAATGTTAGGAGGTGAGGAGCTCTCTCAGGCGTATGCCAGCGGGGATGTTTTCGTGATGCCTTCGGAATCAGAGACACTTGGGCTTGTGGTATTGGAGGCTATGGCTTCAGGCATTCCTGTGGTAGGAGCTCGCTCAGGTGGAATCCCAGATATAATTCCGGAAGACCAGGAGGGGAAAACAGGATTTCTCTATAATTACAACGATCTTGACGACTGCTTAAGCAAATTGCGGCCTCTGTTGGAGAACAAGGAATTAAGGGAAACAATTGGCCAAGCCGCGCGCAAAGAGACAGAGAAGTTTGACTGGAAAGCAGCCACTCGAGTGATACGAAATGAACAATACAATGCTGCCATTTGGttttggaggaggagaagagcACAATTCTTGAGACCTCTGCAATGGCTGATGAAACGTATCTTCCCACAAACCCCACCGGAAATTAAGTACAGATGA
- the LOC133720753 gene encoding BAHD acyltransferase DCR, with protein MPSSSSSVTVVSKCTVYPNQKSTIKSLKLSVSDLPMLSCHYIQKGVLFNSPPYSINDLVNSLKQSLSVALTHFPALAGRFETDSDGYVHILCNDAGADFIQAKAKHLTVDGVLPPNCDVPHCFKEFFTFDRTISYSGHHKPLAAVQVTELADGVFIGCTVNHSVTDGTSFWHFFNTFAEINRGAMKISKSPDLSRDTVFNSSAVLRVPEGGPKITFSGNEPLRERIFHFTRESILKLKFRANNNAARNGFSESAEIFGKARNDTWNLAPRDNNGSAKAPTEISSFQSLSAQLWRSVTRVRSLDRSKPTTFRMAVNCRHRLEPKMDSHYFGNAIQSIPTIATVGDLLSHDLRWGADLLHKNVVAHDSDTVHRGVEDWESAPRLFPLGNFDGASMTMGSSPRFPMYNNDFGWGMPLAVRSGRANKFDGKISAFPGREGNGSVDLEVVLAPETMAGLECDEEFMQYVTVV; from the coding sequence atgccttcatcttcttcttctgtgacTGTGGTTTCAAAATGCACAGTTTATCCCAACCAAAAATCCACAATCAAATCCCTCAAGCTTTCGGTCTCAGACCTTCCCATGCTCTCCTGCCATTACATTCAGAAGGGAGTTCTGTTTAATTCCCCACCTTACTCCATCAACGACCTTGTCAATTCTCTCAAGCAATCTCTCTCCGTTGCCCTGACTCACTTCCCGGCTCTCGCCGGCCGTTTCGAGACGGACTCCGACGGGTACGTCCACATCCTCTGCAACGACGCCGGCGCTGATTTCATCCAGGCCAAGGCCAAACACCTAACCGTCGACGGCGTTCTGCCTCCTAATTGCGACGTCCCTCATTGCTTCAAAGAGTTCTTCACCTTTGACAGGACCATTAGCTACTCCGGCCACCACAAGCCTTTGGCGGCCGTTCAGGTCACCGAGCTCGCCGACGGCGTCTTCATCGGCTGCACTGTCAACCACTCCGTCACCGATGGGACCTCCTTCTGGCATTTCTTCAACACCTTCGCCGAAATAAACAGAGGCGCCATGAAAATCTCCAAGTCGCCGGACTTGTCCCGCGACACCGTCTTCAACTCTTCGGCGGTGCTTCGTGTCCCGGAAGGCGGCCCTAAGATCACCTTCTCCGGCAACGAGCCGTTAAGAGAGAGAATTTTCCACTTCACTAGAGAATCAATTCTGAAACTGAAATTCAGAGCCAATAACAACGCCGCCCGTAACGGCTTCTCCGAATCCGCCGAGATTTTCGGGAAGGCACGCAACGACACCTGGAATCTCGCTCCCCGAGACAACAACGGCTCCGCCAAAGCACCAACGGAAATCTCGTCCTTCCAGTCGCTGAGCGCGCAGCTCTGGCGCTCGGTGACACGTGTCAGGAGCTTAGACAGGTCCAAACCGACGACGTTTCGGATGGCGGTGAACTGCCGCCACAGGCTGGAGCCGAAGATGGACTCGCACTACTTCGGGAACGCGATTCAGAGCATCCCGACCATCGCCACCGTCGGCGATCTCCTATCTCATGACCTGCGCTGGGGGGCTGATCTGCTGCACAAGAACGTGGTGGCGCACGACAGCGACACGGTGCACCGCGGCGTAGAGGATTGGGAGAGCGCGCCGAGGTTGTTCCCGCTGGGGAACTTCGACGGCGCTTCAATGACGATGGGGAGCTCGCCGAGATTTCCGATGTACAACAATGACTTCGGTTGGGGGATGCCCTTGGCCGTAAGGAGCGGTAGGGCTAATAAGTTCGACGGTAAGATATCGGCGTTTCCGGGACGAGAGGGGAACGGAAGCGTTGATCTGGAGGTGGTTTTGGCGCCGGAGACGATGGCGGGGCTGGAGTGCGATGAGGAGTTCATGCAGTACGTAACTGTGGTGTGA